The window CCTGGAAATGCCCAACTTCACTCTCCTCAAGTGTATAGGCTTTGACAACGCGGACACCTGACAAGTTCTCTTGTACCTTGGTATTCAGCGTTGAAAACGCCTCTTGGATACCCTCGTAGTGGACATGTAACCGTTTTCCCAGGGAACGAATTAAGACGGCAAGGATTGGGTATGGGAGCAAGGCAACAACAGTTAGACTTACATCAATCCGCAACATGATAACAAGTGCGAACCCGAAAAACACTATTGCATCCGCCGTATACATCACAGCACTGCTCAGCACCATTCTGATGGCGTTTAAGTCGCTGGTTGCGCGCGTCATCAGATCACCCGTGCGAACGTTATCGTAATACGCAGCGGAGAGTTTTTGGAGATGGAGAAAGAAGTCAGCGCGAAGATGAAACTCCATCTGCCTTGCGACCCCTTGTATGATACGCCGTTGCGCGAAACGTAGGATACCGGCAAAGAAGGCGACACCAAAAACGAGGGCACCAAAAAAGAGTACCCGCCCGGAAGATACCGTAAAGTTGGGATCTTCAAAAGTGCGCTGCAACTCATCAAAAACCATCTCAAGGATCTTTGGGCTAATCAGGAGAAGCACATTTGTCACAATAACAAGAATGAAACTGATTACGATGGCGTATCTATACCGAATGATGTACTTCTTGAGACCGAGTAGACTACGAATGGTGGGACTCCTTTCCGGCGAGTATGTCTTGCCGTGCGATGTGTCTTTTATCTTTATATTTTGACGCAAATCTTGGATATGTGTTTAATCAAGTTTTAAGGGTTGTGGGTTGTCTAAAAATATATTGACACTATTTCGTCAGCGTTTTATGATATGCAAAACCAACTTTATCACAGGAGGAACATAAATTTGGAGGCAGATATTGGACTCATCGGATTAGCAGTGATGGGCGAAAACCTTGCCCTGAATATGGAAAGCAAAGGCTTTGAAGTGGCGGTTTTCAACCGGACTCTCTCACGCGTTGACGCTTTCATAGCAGGTGCTGCAAATGGTAAAAATATCACAGGGGCACATTCAATTCCAGAACTGATTGAGAAACTGGAAAGCCCCCGAAAAATTATCCTAATGGTGAAAGCGGGGGAACCCGTTGACGCGTTTATTGCGCAATTAGTCCCACACCTCTCAAAAGGCGACCTCATTATTGACGGTGGAAACTCAAACTTCAACGACACCGTCCGTCGGCACGCCGAGTTAGCGGAAAAAGATATTCTGTTTATTGGGACAGGCATTTCCGGTGGCGAAGAAGGCGCGCTCAAGGGACCGGCGATGATGCCGGGCGGTTCAGCGGCGGCTTACGCACTCGTAGAGCCGATCTTCACAAGGATCGCAGCGCAGGTAGACGGCACACCGTGTTGTTCTTACATCGGACCAGACGGTGCGGGGCATTATGTCAAGATGGTGCATAACGGCATCGAATACGGGGACATGCAGCTGATATGTGAAGCTTACTCGCTGATGAAAGGTGTCCTCGGCATGAACGCCAAAGAGATGCACGAGGTCTTCAGTGAGTGGAACAGCGGCGAACTAAACTCTTATCTCATTGAGATTACGGCTGATATTTTCACACAACTCGACAGCAGCGGTACGCCTTTTGTTGATGTCGTGCTGGATCAAGCCGGGCAAAAAGGGACCGGCAAATGGACGAGTATTTCGGCCCTGGATCTGGGTATATCCGCACCGACGATCGCGGAGGCGGTTTTTGCGCGTTGTATCTCGGCGATAAAAAGTGAACGCGTTGATGCGGAACAGGTTATCCAAGGACCTTCCGGGGCATACCAAGGCGATCGTGAGGAAATGCTACAGGCGATTCACGACGCACTTTACGCCGCGAAAATCTGCTCCTACGCGCAAGGCTTCGCTTTAATGCGGGAAGCAAGCGCAGAGTTGGGATGGGATTTAGACCTCGGCAAGATTAGTCTCGGTTGGCGGGGTGGGTGTATCATTCGGGCAAAATTCCTACACCGGATTGCGGAGGCGTTTGCGCGGAATCCTGAGTTGCCGAACCTCCTACTCGACTCGTACTTCCGAGGTGTCATTGAAGCAGCACAACCCAACTGGCGAAGTGTTATTAGCACAGCCACGCAGCTCGGTGTCCCTATTCCGGCGTTCAGCTCGGCTTTAGCATATTTTGATAGCTACCGTAACGGTAGACTCTCTGCGAATTTGATTCAAGCGATGCGCGACTACTTCGGCGCACACACCTATCATAAATTAGACGCAGAAGGTAACACGATCCTCGGAAAAGATGGGGAGCCGACGGTATTCCATACCGAATGGATGCTGGAAGGTCGCCCAGAAGTTATTGTTGAATAGGTATTAGTTGTTGGTTATTAGTTGTTAGTTAAGAGGTTTCTCTGTAAAAAATCGCCACCACTTGGAGGCCTCCAGAGAGACATGATTAGTGAAAGACGCTTTTAACCGATAGCCACTGATAACTGACAACCGATGACTGACAGCCACGTTCAAGGAGGGTTTATGGATTACGGAGCACAACAGGCATTATACGATTTTCAACCACAACACGAGTTCTTTGTCGGAATTGATTCCGACGGCTGTGTGTTCAATAGTATGGAGGTTAAACACAACGACTGCTTCAGTGTGAACCTCGTCAAACATTTCGGCTTGGCATCAATTTCACGGCAGGTGCATCAGGCATGGGATTTCGTGAATCTCTACTCAACAACGCGCGGCACGAACCGATTTAAAGCGATACTGCTGGTGTGTGATTTCCTACGCGAGATGCCACTGGTGCAAAATATGGGTGTTACGGTGCCGGAACTCCCTTACTTAAGAGAATGGTCTGAAACTGAAACCAAACTCGGAAATCCAGCACTACAGGCAGCAATCGATAACGCAACCGGCGAGCGGCACGCGGAACTGCGTCAAGTTATGGAATGGAGTCTCGGCGTGAACGAAAGCGTCGAAGAGATCGTTTATAACCTTCCTCCATTTCCTGGGGTTCGCGAGACATTACAACGACTTCAGGGCAAAGCGGATGTTATCGTCGTGTCTGCTACACCCGATGAAGCACTCCAACGGGAATGGGCGGAACACGAGATTGATGCTTATGTCGCCGTGATTGCTGGACAAGAGATGGGAACGAAAACGGAACATCTCACGATAACCACGAAAGACAGATATGCCGAAAACCGGGTTCTCATGCTCGGCGACTCTCCGGGTGACCTGAAAGCGGCACGAGATGTGGGTGCCCTGTTTTTTCCTGTTAATCCGGGTTCTGAGGACGCATCGTGGCAATTGTTCCTTGACGAGGCAATGGAAAAGTTTTTCAATGGACAATATGCGGGTGCTTATGAATCTGCGTTGATTGACAAATTTCAGGAATTGTTGCCGGAAACCCCACCGTGGTAATAAAAAAAATAAATGTAGCACAAACTGTATGAAGATTAATTTATTAATTCGGCAATTTTCAAACGTGCGATAAATCGCACTACTACGAACCAGCCCGTTTGTAGTAGGGAAACCATTCATTGCCCGTCAATTACCGATTTATTTTCCTAAACTTCATTTAGTTTGTGTCGTATGCCGCGCAAACTAACAGTTTGCGCTACAGGAGATTAGGAAAGGGAATCTATGAAAATTCTACTTCAAGGACGTGTTGAAGGTGAACTACTCCAGAGATTGGAAAGCATCGTTGGTGACGAACACACTTATGTTATTCCGGGTTCACGCGAGGAGCTTATCGAAGAAGGCAAAGACGCTGAAGTCTTTTACGGCTACTGCAGCGAAGACATTTTCCCGCATCTGCCGAATATCAAATGGATCCAATCCTCCAGTGCGGGTATGGATCGGCACATGTATCCTGCGCTCCGCGAGAGTGATGTTATTTTGACAAACGCTGCGGGATTGTACGCGACACACGTCGCTGACCAAGCATTCGCACTCCTGCTCGGTTTGGCGCGCGGTATCCACGAATCCGTGCGGAATCAGGACAAACACCAATGGGGCGGTGCAAGGACAATGCCGATGATCGAGATTGATGGGTTCAAGATTGGCATCGTTGGGATGGGTGGTATCGGGACGCAGATGGCGAAACGCGCAAAAGGCTTTGATATGTACGTTATGGCTGTTGATGCCTACCGCACAGATAAGCCTGACAACGTGGATGAACTGCTGCCGATGGACCAGTTGTCAAATATGATGAGTCAGGTGGACGTTGTCATGATTGCGTGTCCGTTGACAGAGGAGACACGAGGTCTCATCAACAAGGATAACCTCTCTGTGATGCAGCCAACAGCGTTTTTTATTAACGTCGCTCGCGGTCCTATTGTCAATGAACCTGATTTGATTGAGATTCTGCAAGCCGGGACAATCGCTGCAGCAGGTTTGGATGTTACTGAGATTGAACCGCTCTCTGCGGACAGTCCATTGTGGGATTTTGACAACGTTATCATTTCGCCGCATTCTGCCGGTGGTTCGCAGCGCCGTATGCACCGTATTACCGGGTTCTTCTTAGATAACTTGGAACGGTATCTGAAGGGTGAAGAGTTGCGGAATATTGTGAATAAGGAACTTGGATTTTAGGCATCTGCATTTAGCACGAGGTTTACAAGCTTATGCGGGCGGATGTCATTTAGATCCGCCCGTTTCCTTATACTTTTTCTTATGTGATGAGAAAAAATATATATGAGAAGATTCGGTACACAGGGTCCCGTGAACCCTGAACAGCATTACGTTGTTCCTCGCACTGCAGAACTCACCGAGTTCATCAAGCGCGTTAAAGAGGGCCGCTATATCGTCATTTTCGCACCGCGCCAGACGGGCAAGACGACTTTCTTTCAGCGCGCCGTTGCAGCACTCACCGCTGAAGACCTAATCTATTTCCCTATTCAACTGAATTTTGAAATATATGTAGATTGTGACCGTTCCGAATTTTACGAGTCTCTCACCAAACGGATTTGCAAGGAAATTGAACGCGTTTTCCACGAACGCGGAGAGGCACTCAACGAAACACTCAAGCATTTTCTCGACAATGCCCAGATAACCAACCATTTGTCAATGATGGAATTCTTTGAACAGGTTCAGCGTTTCCTGAAGGACGGGGAAAACTATCAGAAAGTTGTCCTCATTATTGACGAGTTCGATGGCATCCCTACATCTGCCCTGAAAGGTTTTCTGCACGCGTTCCGACATACTTACATCACTCACGCCACGCTTCAATGTCCGCATAGTCTTGGCATTGTGGGTGTCAAAAGTATTGCACAACTTGACTATGATCGCTCTGTTTCTCCGTTCAATATCCATGACGATTTTGCTCTGCCCAATTTTACACTCACACAGGTGCAAGAGCTGTTTGGACAATATACCGCTGAGGTCGGACAGGCTTTTGCTCCGGAAGTAATTGAATCCATTCACAAACAGACCGGGGGGCAACCCTTCCTCGTCAACCGATTCGCGCAGATACTCACAGAGGAGATGGACATTCCGAAAACTGAAACACTTACAATGACACATTTTTCAGAAGGATACGAATTATTTTTAGACGAACGGAACACCAACATTGAACATCTCCTGACCAATATCCGCAAAGACCCGCGCTTTCAAACCCTACTTATGCGAATCGTCTCTTATGAGGACAGCGTGTCATTTAACCCTGATAATGACATTATCAATGAACTTGCAACGTATGGAGTCATCACGAAAGGGGCTGACAGAAAGTGTGAAATTGTCAATCCTATTTACCTGTACCGCATTGTCCAAGCATTCAAACCGATAGTCAACGGGTTGGAGCGCGACTACTTCCCCGAAGACACCGATGGATTTCAGTACCTCACGTCCGATGGACACATTCAGATGGAACGGCTCATGGATAACTTCCGAGACTTTATTGCCCGCGCAGGATTTAGGATTCTACAGGTACCCGAAACGCCCCAAGAATTCATTGGGCAGCATCTTCTCTTTGCCTACCTTGACCAGTTCGTTGCGAGTGTGAACGGAGCGATGTATATGGAAGTCCCAACCGGACGGGGTCGGATGGATCTGATCATTCTTCACAACCAGAGAAAATATATCGTTGAGACGAAGATATGGAGAAGCGATCGGCTCTATACTGAAGGCAAACAGCAACTGGCGGCGTATCTATCAACGGAAGGTGTAACAGAGGGTTACTACGTTGTGTTTGATCACCGCGAGGTGCCGTCACCGCGTACAGAGACTGAAAAGATAGATGGGTTGACGATTCGGAGTTATGTGATTCCTGTGGTGCCAGAACGTCCTTCGCGTGCCGTAGAACAGAAGGTTTAGATTTACTCAGTGAAACTGCATCCGAGTGAGATGTGGGTGCGGCACGCCTAAGAATTGTCAACCTCAATCCGTACAGCACAGAATTTCAACTCCGGTTGCTTGGAGACCGGATCAAACGCTGGATTCGTCACGTAGTTTGAATTGGTCTCGGCGTGGAAAAGGTCTCCCCAATGAAACGGCGTAAAAAGCAATCCTCGCCGAATTGCTTCTGTGACCCGCGCCTTTGCATAACATCTCCCGCGGCGTCCAACAAGATAGACCCACTCGCCATCTTGAACATCGTTCTCTGCAGCATCGTCGGGATGGATTTCGACAAAGGGTTCCGGCTCTTTACGCACCAGCTGCGGCACTTTGCCGGTTCGGGTGCGGGTGTGCCACTGACTCTCAACACGTCCCGTCGTCAATCCAAGTGGGAAGTCCTCAGTTACTTCCTCATCGGGAGGCCGATAGACAGGCGTTTTGAATTGTGCTCTTCCAGACTCGGTGAAAAACTTTGTACGTGTGTATCGGCGAGCCGTGCCGGGATGCCGTGGATGCGGACAGGGCCAGCGTAGCGAGGTCTTTGCGAGGCGTTCATTCGTCATTCCGAACTGATCGCACGGTGTGCCTGCTGTCAAGAGGCGATATTCATCCCATACCTCTTCAGCGTTATAGAAGTCGAAATTTGCTTTGAATCCCATCGCTTTTGCGACTTGTGCGAATATCCACCAATCCGGCATCGCTTCACCCGGGGGCGTGAGGAACTGTTCGCTTCGGACGACGAGCCGTTCGCTGTTTGTCATTGTGCCTTGCTTTTCACCCCATTGGGCTGCGGGGAGCAGGACATCGGCGTATTCCGCTGTTTCCGTTGGGTAGTAGCAGTCCTGGACGATGACCAGATCGGCGCGTCGGAGTCCTGCCTGTGATACCTT is drawn from Candidatus Poribacteria bacterium and contains these coding sequences:
- the gnd gene encoding decarboxylating NADP(+)-dependent phosphogluconate dehydrogenase, whose amino-acid sequence is MQNQLYHRRNINLEADIGLIGLAVMGENLALNMESKGFEVAVFNRTLSRVDAFIAGAANGKNITGAHSIPELIEKLESPRKIILMVKAGEPVDAFIAQLVPHLSKGDLIIDGGNSNFNDTVRRHAELAEKDILFIGTGISGGEEGALKGPAMMPGGSAAAYALVEPIFTRIAAQVDGTPCCSYIGPDGAGHYVKMVHNGIEYGDMQLICEAYSLMKGVLGMNAKEMHEVFSEWNSGELNSYLIEITADIFTQLDSSGTPFVDVVLDQAGQKGTGKWTSISALDLGISAPTIAEAVFARCISAIKSERVDAEQVIQGPSGAYQGDREEMLQAIHDALYAAKICSYAQGFALMREASAELGWDLDLGKISLGWRGGCIIRAKFLHRIAEAFARNPELPNLLLDSYFRGVIEAAQPNWRSVISTATQLGVPIPAFSSALAYFDSYRNGRLSANLIQAMRDYFGAHTYHKLDAEGNTILGKDGEPTVFHTEWMLEGRPEVIVE
- a CDS encoding HAD hydrolase-like protein, with amino-acid sequence MDYGAQQALYDFQPQHEFFVGIDSDGCVFNSMEVKHNDCFSVNLVKHFGLASISRQVHQAWDFVNLYSTTRGTNRFKAILLVCDFLREMPLVQNMGVTVPELPYLREWSETETKLGNPALQAAIDNATGERHAELRQVMEWSLGVNESVEEIVYNLPPFPGVRETLQRLQGKADVIVVSATPDEALQREWAEHEIDAYVAVIAGQEMGTKTEHLTITTKDRYAENRVLMLGDSPGDLKAARDVGALFFPVNPGSEDASWQLFLDEAMEKFFNGQYAGAYESALIDKFQELLPETPPW
- a CDS encoding D-2-hydroxyacid dehydrogenase, with amino-acid sequence MKILLQGRVEGELLQRLESIVGDEHTYVIPGSREELIEEGKDAEVFYGYCSEDIFPHLPNIKWIQSSSAGMDRHMYPALRESDVILTNAAGLYATHVADQAFALLLGLARGIHESVRNQDKHQWGGARTMPMIEIDGFKIGIVGMGGIGTQMAKRAKGFDMYVMAVDAYRTDKPDNVDELLPMDQLSNMMSQVDVVMIACPLTEETRGLINKDNLSVMQPTAFFINVARGPIVNEPDLIEILQAGTIAAAGLDVTEIEPLSADSPLWDFDNVIISPHSAGGSQRRMHRITGFFLDNLERYLKGEELRNIVNKELGF
- a CDS encoding AAA-like domain-containing protein; translated protein: MRRFGTQGPVNPEQHYVVPRTAELTEFIKRVKEGRYIVIFAPRQTGKTTFFQRAVAALTAEDLIYFPIQLNFEIYVDCDRSEFYESLTKRICKEIERVFHERGEALNETLKHFLDNAQITNHLSMMEFFEQVQRFLKDGENYQKVVLIIDEFDGIPTSALKGFLHAFRHTYITHATLQCPHSLGIVGVKSIAQLDYDRSVSPFNIHDDFALPNFTLTQVQELFGQYTAEVGQAFAPEVIESIHKQTGGQPFLVNRFAQILTEEMDIPKTETLTMTHFSEGYELFLDERNTNIEHLLTNIRKDPRFQTLLMRIVSYEDSVSFNPDNDIINELATYGVITKGADRKCEIVNPIYLYRIVQAFKPIVNGLERDYFPEDTDGFQYLTSDGHIQMERLMDNFRDFIARAGFRILQVPETPQEFIGQHLLFAYLDQFVASVNGAMYMEVPTGRGRMDLIILHNQRKYIVETKIWRSDRLYTEGKQQLAAYLSTEGVTEGYYVVFDHREVPSPRTETEKIDGLTIRSYVIPVVPERPSRAVEQKV